A single region of the Maylandia zebra isolate NMK-2024a linkage group LG17, Mzebra_GT3a, whole genome shotgun sequence genome encodes:
- the atp5f1c gene encoding ATP synthase F(1) complex subunit gamma, mitochondrial isoform X2 — MFARSSALVFSPQWGQVRNMATLKDITIRLKSIKNIQKITKSMKMVAAAKYARAERQLKPARVYGTGSLALYEKADIKAPEEKAAKHVIIGVTSDRGLCGAIHSGVAKTIKSEIANLTGAGKEVMVINVGDKLKALLHRTHGKHIMLNCKEIGRKPPTFGDASVIAAELLNSGYEFDQGSVIFNRFRSVISYKTDQKPIYSIDTVANSESMGIYDDIDADVLRNYQEFTLVNIIYLALRESSTSEQSARMTAMDSASNNASEMIDKLTLTFNRTRQAVITKELIEIISGAAAL, encoded by the exons ATGTTCGCCAGGAGCAGCGCTTTGGTGTTCTCCCCACAATG GGGGCAGGTCAGGAACATGGCTACCTTGAAGGACA TTACCATTCGGTTGAAATCCATCAAAAACATCCAGAAAATCACAAAGTCCATGAAAATGGTCGCCGCTGCCAAGTATGCTCGTGCTGAGAGGCAGCTGAAACCAGCACGTGTCTATGGCACCGGTTCTCTGG CCCTGTATGAGAAGGCTGACATCAAAGCCCCGGAGGAGAAAGCCGCCAAGCACGTGATCATTGGTGTGACTTCCGACCGTGGGCTCTGTGGCGCCATCCACTCCGGTGTGGCAAAGACCATCAAGAGTGAGATCGCCAACCTAACCGGCGCTGGCAAGGAGGTGATGGTGATCAATGTGGGAGACAAGCTCAAGGCTCTGCTGCACAG AACTCATGGAAAACACATCATGTTGAACTGCAAGGAGATTGGCCGCAAGCCCCCCACCTTTGGTGACGCTTCAGTCATTGCCGCTGAGCTCCTCAACTCCGGATATGAGTTTGACCAGGGTTCAGTCATCTTCAATAGATTCAG GTCTGTTATCTCCTACAAGACGGACCAGAAGCCCATTTATTCCATAGACACAGTTGCTAACTCAG AGAGCATGGGCATCTATGATGACATTGATGCTGATGTGTTAAGGAACTACCAGGAGTTCACTCTGGTCAACATCATCTACCTGGCCCTGAGAGAGTCGTCCACCAGCGAGCAGAGCGCCAGGATGACTGCTATGGACAGCGCCAGCAACAACGCCT CTGAGATGATTGACAAGCTGACCCTCACCTTCAACCGTACCAGACAGGCCGTCATTACCAAGGAGCTCATTGAGATCATCTCTGGAGCCGCTGCTTT ataA
- the atp5f1c gene encoding ATP synthase F(1) complex subunit gamma, mitochondrial isoform X1 → MFARSSALVFSPQWGQVRNMATLKDITIRLKSIKNIQKITKSMKMVAAAKYARAERQLKPARVYGTGSLALYEKADIKAPEEKAAKHVIIGVTSDRGLCGAIHSGVAKTIKSEIANLTGAGKEVMVINVGDKLKALLHRTHGKHIMLNCKEIGRKPPTFGDASVIAAELLNSGYEFDQGSVIFNRFRSVISYKTDQKPIYSIDTVANSESMGIYDDIDADVLRNYQEFTLVNIIYLALRESSTSEQSARMTAMDSASNNASEMIDKLTLTFNRTRQAVITKELIEIISGAAALN, encoded by the exons ATGTTCGCCAGGAGCAGCGCTTTGGTGTTCTCCCCACAATG GGGGCAGGTCAGGAACATGGCTACCTTGAAGGACA TTACCATTCGGTTGAAATCCATCAAAAACATCCAGAAAATCACAAAGTCCATGAAAATGGTCGCCGCTGCCAAGTATGCTCGTGCTGAGAGGCAGCTGAAACCAGCACGTGTCTATGGCACCGGTTCTCTGG CCCTGTATGAGAAGGCTGACATCAAAGCCCCGGAGGAGAAAGCCGCCAAGCACGTGATCATTGGTGTGACTTCCGACCGTGGGCTCTGTGGCGCCATCCACTCCGGTGTGGCAAAGACCATCAAGAGTGAGATCGCCAACCTAACCGGCGCTGGCAAGGAGGTGATGGTGATCAATGTGGGAGACAAGCTCAAGGCTCTGCTGCACAG AACTCATGGAAAACACATCATGTTGAACTGCAAGGAGATTGGCCGCAAGCCCCCCACCTTTGGTGACGCTTCAGTCATTGCCGCTGAGCTCCTCAACTCCGGATATGAGTTTGACCAGGGTTCAGTCATCTTCAATAGATTCAG GTCTGTTATCTCCTACAAGACGGACCAGAAGCCCATTTATTCCATAGACACAGTTGCTAACTCAG AGAGCATGGGCATCTATGATGACATTGATGCTGATGTGTTAAGGAACTACCAGGAGTTCACTCTGGTCAACATCATCTACCTGGCCCTGAGAGAGTCGTCCACCAGCGAGCAGAGCGCCAGGATGACTGCTATGGACAGCGCCAGCAACAACGCCT CTGAGATGATTGACAAGCTGACCCTCACCTTCAACCGTACCAGACAGGCCGTCATTACCAAGGAGCTCATTGAGATCATCTCTGGAGCCGCTGCTTT GAACTGA
- the atp5f1c gene encoding ATP synthase F(1) complex subunit gamma, mitochondrial isoform X3, with product MFARSSALVFSPQWGQVRNMATLKDITIRLKSIKNIQKITKSMKMVAAAKYARAERQLKPARVYGTGSLALYEKADIKAPEEKAAKHVIIGVTSDRGLCGAIHSGVAKTIKSEIANLTGAGKEVMVINVGDKLKALLHRTHGKHIMLNCKEIGRKPPTFGDASVIAAELLNSGYEFDQGSVIFNRFRSVISYKTDQKPIYSIDTVANSESMGIYDDIDADVLRNYQEFTLVNIIYLALRESSTSEQSARMTAMDSASNNASEMIDKLTLTFNRTRQAVITKELIEIISGAAAL from the exons ATGTTCGCCAGGAGCAGCGCTTTGGTGTTCTCCCCACAATG GGGGCAGGTCAGGAACATGGCTACCTTGAAGGACA TTACCATTCGGTTGAAATCCATCAAAAACATCCAGAAAATCACAAAGTCCATGAAAATGGTCGCCGCTGCCAAGTATGCTCGTGCTGAGAGGCAGCTGAAACCAGCACGTGTCTATGGCACCGGTTCTCTGG CCCTGTATGAGAAGGCTGACATCAAAGCCCCGGAGGAGAAAGCCGCCAAGCACGTGATCATTGGTGTGACTTCCGACCGTGGGCTCTGTGGCGCCATCCACTCCGGTGTGGCAAAGACCATCAAGAGTGAGATCGCCAACCTAACCGGCGCTGGCAAGGAGGTGATGGTGATCAATGTGGGAGACAAGCTCAAGGCTCTGCTGCACAG AACTCATGGAAAACACATCATGTTGAACTGCAAGGAGATTGGCCGCAAGCCCCCCACCTTTGGTGACGCTTCAGTCATTGCCGCTGAGCTCCTCAACTCCGGATATGAGTTTGACCAGGGTTCAGTCATCTTCAATAGATTCAG GTCTGTTATCTCCTACAAGACGGACCAGAAGCCCATTTATTCCATAGACACAGTTGCTAACTCAG AGAGCATGGGCATCTATGATGACATTGATGCTGATGTGTTAAGGAACTACCAGGAGTTCACTCTGGTCAACATCATCTACCTGGCCCTGAGAGAGTCGTCCACCAGCGAGCAGAGCGCCAGGATGACTGCTATGGACAGCGCCAGCAACAACGCCT CTGAGATGATTGACAAGCTGACCCTCACCTTCAACCGTACCAGACAGGCCGTCATTACCAAGGAGCTCATTGAGATCATCTCTGGAGCCGCTGCTTTGTAA
- the kin gene encoding DNA/RNA-binding protein KIN17, producing the protein MGKADFLSPKAISNRIKAKGLQKLRWYCQMCQKQCRDENGFKCHCMSESHQRQLLLASENPTKFMDYFSDEFKSDFLELLRRRFGTKRVHNNIVYNEYISHREHIHMNSTQWETLTDFTKWLGREGFCKVDETPKGWYIQYIDRDPETIRRQEEQARKKKQELDDEERSARMIEEQVRKGREGKGTDETPVYTELKRESEEEKVAFNLGACSSVAGPSKSSSVLGASALKAASSSSSTSVKRKDSSSDFRGGEKKKKSALEEIIEMEKKKQQQQQPVRTDDWLQPNIIVKVITKRLGEKYHKKKAVIMEVRDKYTAVVKMIDSGDKLKLDQNHLETVIPAPGKRVLILNGPYRDMEALLEGIDEKHFSAALTLDSGPQKGKRVDIAYEDFSKLA; encoded by the exons ATGGGAAAAGCGGATTTTCTTTCACCCAAAGCGATAAGTAACCGAATAAAAGCCAAAGGTCTACAGAAGTTGAGATGGTATTGCCAGATGTGTCAGAAACAATGCAGGGACGAG AACGGATTTAAGTGTCACTGCATGTCCGAGTCCCACCAGAGGCAGCTACTGCTGGCCTCTGAGAACCCCACCAAGTTCATGGACTACTTCTCAGA TGAATTCAAAAGTGACTTCCTGGAGCTGCTCAGGAGACGATTTG GGACCAAGCGAGTACACAACAACATCGTCTACAATGAGTACATCAGTCACCGGGAGCACATCCATATGAACTCCACGCAGTGGGAGACTCTGACCGACTTCACCAAGTGGCTGGGCAGAGAGG GTTTTTGCAAAGTTGATGAAACCCCCAAAGGCTGGTACATCCAGTACATCGACCGCGACCCAGAGACCATCCGACGCCAAGAGGAGCAGGCGAGAAAGAAGAAACAGGAGCTTGACGACGAGGAGAGGAGTGCCAGAATGATCGAGGAGCAGGTCCGCAAAGGCCGTGAAGGCAAAGGCACTGAT GAAACTCCAGTCTACACAGAGCTCAAACGGGAGAGTGAGGAAGAAaaag TTGCTTTCAACTTGGGTGCCTGTTCTTCTGTCGCTGGCCCCTCCAAATCAAG TTCGGTTCTGGGTGCTAGTGCGCTTAAAGCAGCATCATCTTCGTCTTCGACCTCAGTAAAAAGGAAAGACTCCAGCTCAGACTTCAGAGGaggggaaaagaagaagaaatcagcTTTGGAGGAGATCATAGAG atggagaagaaaaaacaacagcagcagcagccggtGAGAACTGATGACTGGCTGCAGCCCAATATTATAGTAAAAGTAATCACCAAAAGACTGGGGGAGAAATACCACAAAAAGAAGGCTGTCATCATG GAGGTACGAGACAAATACACCGCAGTGGTAAAAATGATCGActctggagacaaactgaaactgGACCAGAATCACTTAGAGACAGTTATACCTGCCCCAG GTAAACGAGTTTTGATCCTGAACGGTCCTTACAGAGATATGGAGGCTCTGCTAGAGGGCATTGATGAAAAACATTTCAGCGCTGCACTCACTCTTGACTCT GGACCTCAGAAAGGAAAGAGAGTGGACATTGCCTACGAGGATTTCTCAAAACTGGCCTGA